A genomic window from Salvelinus alpinus chromosome 10, SLU_Salpinus.1, whole genome shotgun sequence includes:
- the LOC139532164 gene encoding anosmin-1-like yields MSLFKSRGVFASLCLWSILFLSVSEKTRKKDETQSMNDIYRGRCASRCLSLHSTRIATLSKQSQVENNGSLGWCQNHKQCAKCLEPCKASWDLKSQCRELCERSFPKKHWECVTSCEFLRSVVAVKQGDCPAPEKASGFAAACVEGCEEDRECSAQKKCCSNGCGHTCQPPKNLYKGAPLKPRKELSFEELRSGQMEVSWSTRFNVSAEPVIYVLQRRWNYGIQPSEDAATQWEVVAQTTEVKARLADIRAGRWYQFRVAAVNVHGTRGFTTPSRHIHTKKDPSSPPAPSELRMSNMTFGPGGRAVSVRLRWSIPSDLDVPVHHYKVSWSWATGSTGAIAPPKTKRRKMVNGGQSYVELESLRANRSYSVELQAVSYWGQTPLKSPKATLHFNTRHRQEQTSGSHPVPVPEGLIPDVLDVGTPFYQDGQLQVRVYWQRSTDPTVVRYRVQWVPEYCGHNQTKGVDKIITREGFASLHGLLFSCKYRVNLQPLGTKGRAHAETTFFFTPSCATIRAKSPKHIACPGQEGAPPPPKVLSKAENLTASFMAHKGNVTAVFTWEVSTPLPPQQLHGFQVTWAEVTSAGRHNNLPNSLISQSQILPPERNVLVVSGLQLATLYRLEIQLIGAGGEGPATTETFCTPTTSPVQQHRPRLRNHHQHQPNIERH; encoded by the exons ATGTCATTATTCAAAAGTCGAGGTGTATTTGCCAGTCTTTGTTTGTGGAGTATCTTGTTCTTGAGTGTCAGTGAGAAGACGCGGAAGAAAGACGAGACCCAGTCGATGAACGACATCTACCGAGGGAGATGTGCTTCTAGGTGCCTCAGCCTGCACAGCACTCGCATAGCGACGCTCTCCAAACAATCTCAAGTGGAG AACAACGGATCCCTGGGCTGGTGTCAAAATCATAAACAGTGTGCCAAG TGCCTGGAACCCTGCAAGGCCTCCTGGGACCTGAAGAGCCAGTGCCGGGAGCTTTGTGAG CGCTCATTTCCCAAGAAGCACTGGGAGTGTGTGACGAGTTGTGAGTTCCTGCGCTCGGTGGTGGCAGTGAAGCAGGGTGACTGCCCTGCCCCTGAAAAGGCCAGCGGATTCGCTGCGGCGTGCGTGGAGGGATGCGAGGAGGACAGAGAGTGCTCTGCCCAGAAGAAGTGCTGTTCCAACGGCTGTGGGCACACCTGCCAACCTCCCAAGAACCTTTACAAAG GAGCCCCTCTGAAGCCCAGAAAGGAGCTGAGTTTTGAGGAGCTGAGGTCTGGTCAAATGGAGGTGAGCTGGTCCACCCGATTCAACGTGTCGGCCGAGCCGGTCATCTACGTGCTCCAGAGGAGGTGGAACTACGGGATCCAACCCAGTGAGGACGCTGCTACACAATGGGAGGTGGTAGCTCAG accacGGAGGTGAAAGCGCGGCTGGCTGATATCCGGGCAGGCCGGTGGTACCAGTTCAGAGTGGCAGCAGTAAACGTCCACGGGACCAGAGGGTTCACTACTCCCAGTCGCCACATCCACACCAAGAAAG ACCCCTCCAGCCCCCCTGCTCCATCTGAGCTGAGGATGTCCAACATGACCTTTGGCCCCGGCGGCAGGGCGGTGTCGGTCCGGCTGCGCTGGTCCATCCCCTCAGACCTGGATGTCCCTGTACACCACTACAAGGTGTCCTGGAGCTGGGCCACAGGCAGCACTGGGGCCATTGCACCACCTAAGACCAAGAGGAGGAAGATGGTCAATGGG ggGCAGAGCTATGTGGAGCTGGAGAGTCTGCGAGCTAACAGGAGTTACAGTGTGGAGCTACAGGCTGTGTCCTATTGGGGACAGACCCCACTGAAAAGTCCCAAAGCCACCCTGCACTTCAACACACGACACA GGCAGGAGCAGACGTCTGGCTCCCACCCGGTCCCCGTCCCCGAGGGCCTTATCCCTGATGTGTTGGATGTGGGCACCCCTTTCTACCAGGACGGCCAGCTGCAGGTCCGGGTCTACTGGCAGAGGAGCACAG ATCCCACTGTAGTTCGGTATCGTGTCCAGTGGGTACCAGAGTACTGTGGACACAACCAGACCAAAGGAGTGGACAAGATCATCACACGG GAGGGCTTTGCCAGCCTCCACGGCCTGCTCTTCTCCTGTAAGTACAGAGTGAACCTCCAGCCACTGGGTACTAAGGGACGTGCCCATGCAGAAACCACCTTCTTCTTCACCCCCTCCTGTGCCACCATCAGGGCCAAGAGCCCCAAACACATAGCCTGTCCCGGCCAGGAAG gagctcctcctcctcccaagGTGCTGTCCAAGGCAGAGAACCTGACCGCCTCCTTCATGGCCCACAAGGGTAACGTCACAGCTGTGTTTACATGGGAGGTGTCTACGCCACTCCCACCCCAACAGCTCCACGGGTTCCAGGTCACATGGGCGGAAGTGACCTCAGCCGGTCGCCATAACAACCTTCCCAACAGCCTAATCTCACAGTCCCAGATACTACCACCA gagCGTAATGTCCTGGTAGTGTCAGGTCTGCAGCTAGCCACCCTCTACAGGTTGGAGATCCAGCTGAttggagcaggaggagagggtCCTGCCACCACCGAGACTTTTTGCACTCCCACCACCTCACCAGTCCAGCAGCACA GACCTAGACTCAGGAACCATCACCAGCACCAGCCCAACATAGAGAGGCACTGA